One window of the Trifolium pratense cultivar HEN17-A07 linkage group LG2, ARS_RC_1.1, whole genome shotgun sequence genome contains the following:
- the LOC123907775 gene encoding 2-methylene-furan-3-one reductase-like, whose product MATTEASNTDQTITIPTHTKAWFYSEHGKPSDVLKLHPNWSIPPQLKDDQVLIKVIAASLNPVDYKRMHGMFKDNDPHLPIVPGYDVAGIVIKVGSKVEKFNVGDEIYGDINEVGLSNLKILGTLSEYTIAEERLLAHKPKNLSFIEAASIPLAMETAYEGLERVELSAGKSILVLGGAGGVGSYVIQLAKHVFGASKIAATASTGKIEFLRKLGVDLPIDYTKENFEDLPEKFDAVYDLVGEADRAVKVIKEGGKVVSIVPPGFPPAIFFVLTSKGSILEKLGPYFESGQLKPILDPKSPLPFSEVIEAFSYLETSRALGKVVIHPIP is encoded by the exons ATGGCAACAACAGAAGCTTCAAACACTGATCAAACTATTACTATTCCAACTCATACAAAAGCTTGGTTCTATTCTGAACATGGAAAACCATCAGATGTTCTCAAGTTACATCCTAATTGGTCCATACCACCACAACTGAAAGATGATCAAGTTCTCATTAAGGTTATTGCTGCTTCCCTTAATCCTGTTGATTACAAGAGGATGCACGGCATGTTCAAGGACAATGATCCTCATCTACCT ATTGTACCAGGCTATGATGTTGCTGGCATAGTAATCAAAGTGGGAAGTAAAGTGGAGAAATTTAATGTTGGAGATGAAATATATGGTGACATCAATGAAGTAGGACTTTCAAACCTAAAGATTCTTGGAACTTTGTCAGAGTATACTATTGCTGAGGAGAGGTTATTGGCTCATAAGCCAAAGAATTTAAGCTTTATTGAAGCTGCTAGTATTCCTTTAGCTATGGAAACAGCTTATGAAGGACTTGAAAGAGTTGAGCTTTCTGCTGGGAAGTCTATTCTTGTTTTGGGAGGTGCTGGTGGAGTTGGTAGCTATGTTATTCAG CTTGCCAAGCATGTTTTTGGTGCATCTAAGATAGCAGCAACAGCCAGCActggaaaaattgaatttttgagGAAGTTGGGAGTTGACTTGCCTATAGATTATACCAAGGAGAACTTTGAAGATCTCCCAGAAAAGTTTGATGCAGTGTATGATCTAGTAG GGGAAGCTGATAGGGCTGTGAAGGTAATTAAAGAAGGTGGCAAAGTTGTGTCAATAGTACCTCCTGGATTTCCACCAGCTATATTTTTTGTGCTCACTTCTAAGGGCTCTATTTTAGAGAAGTTAGGACCCTACTTTGAAAGTGGTCAATTGAAGCCAATTCTTGATCCCAAAAGTCCACTACCATTTTCTGAGGTCATTGAAGCATTTTCCTACTTAGAAACCTCAAGAGCCCTTGGAAAAGTTGTAATTCATCCAATTCCATGA
- the LOC123907777 gene encoding phosphoribosylaminoimidazole-succinocarboxamide synthase, chloroplastic-like — translation MIDSMVSLNPPNTLRTKIPLNNFLSPLAFTSTTRITFRSNNFRNLTILASTMRKESEPQPSFGDTLVNNTRKHQVLDVVTTSLSNCLSETNLHFTVPALKSKTRGKVRDIYDSEDYLVLVTTDRQSAFDRVLASIPFKGQVLNETSLWWFERTKHIVSNAVVSAPDKNVTIAKKCSVFPVEFVARGFVTGSTDTSLWTVYNKGIRNYCGNVLPDGMVKNQKLAKNILTPTTKAADHDVPVTPDEIIEKGLMTQADYEEASEKALRLFEYGQQVALEHGLILVDTKYEFGKANDGSILLIDEVHTPDSSRYWIANSYLEHIQNGLEPENVDKEFLRLWFKSHCNPYEDEVLPDAPEDLVCELAWRYIFLYETITKSKFEVQLTEEPIHDRISRNVASALASLK, via the exons ATGATCGATTCTATGGTTTCCTTAAACCCTCCCAATACCCTCCGTACAAAAATTCCACTCAACAATTTCCTCTCCCCATTAGCGTTTACGTCTACAACCAGAATCACTTTCAGATCAAACAACTTCCGAAACTTAACGATTCTGGCTTCCACAATGCGAAAAGAAAGCGAACCACAACCTTCTTTTGGAGACACTCTCGTCAACAACACTCGGAAACACCAAGTTCTTGATGTCGTCACGACTTCCCTCTCTAATTGCCTCTCTGAAACTAACTTGCATTTTACAGTTCCTGCTCTCAAATCGAAAACTCGCGGCAAA GTTCGAGATATTTATGATAGCGAGGATTATCTTGTTTTAGTGACCACTGATCGCCAGAGTGCCTTCGATAGGGTTCTTGCTTCCATTCCCTTCAAAGGCCAG GTTCTTAATGAAACAAGTTTGTGGTGGTTTGAGAGAACTAAGCACATAGTTTCTAATGCAGTTGTGTCGGCTCCAGATAAAAATGTTACAATTGCGAAGAAATGTTCAGTTTTTCCTGTTGAGTTTGTTG CTAGAGGGTTTGTTACTGGAAGTACCGATACATCTTTATGGACAGTCTACAATAAAGGCATCCGTAACTACTGTGGAAATGTTCTACCAGATG GGATGGTTAAAAATCAAAAGTTGGCTAAAAATATACTCACTCCAACTACCAAGGCTGCAGATCATGATGTACCAGTCACTCCAGATGAG ATTATAGAAAAGGGACTGATGACTCAAGCTGATTATGAAGAAGCGAGTGAAAAAGCATTAAGGCTATTTGAATATGGACAG CAAGTGGCCTTGGAACATGGACTTATATTGGTAGATACCAAGTATGAATTTGGGAAGGCAAATGATGGATCAATTCTGTTGATTGATGAG GTTCATACTCCTGATTCAAGTAGATATTGGATTGCCAATTCTTACTTGGAGCACATTCAAAATGGTCTTGAGCCTGAAAATGTTGATAAG GAGTTCTTGAGGTTGTGGTTCAAAAGTCACTGCAACCCTTATGAAGATGAG GTCCTTCCTGATGCTCCTGAAGATCTTGTTTGTGAATTGGCTTGGCG GTACATTTTCTTATACGAGACTATAACAAAATCGAAGTTTGAGGTGCAATTGACTGAG GAGCCAATACATGACCGAATATCTCGAAATGTTGCTTCTGCACTAGCATCCTTAAAGTAG